One stretch of Halichoerus grypus chromosome 10, mHalGry1.hap1.1, whole genome shotgun sequence DNA includes these proteins:
- the GINS1 gene encoding DNA replication complex GINS protein PSF1 isoform X1 produces the protein MFCEKAMELVRELHRAPEGQLPAFNEDGLRQVLEEMKALYEQNQSDVNEVKSGGRSDLIPTIKFRHCSLLRNRRCAVAYLYDRLLRIRALRWEYGSILPNALRFHMSAEEMEWFNHYKKSLATYMRSLGGDEGLDITQDMKPPKSLYIEVRCIKDYGEFEVDDGTSVLLKKNSQHFLPRWKCEQLVRQGVLEHVLS, from the exons ATGTTCTGCGAAAAGGCCATGGAGCTGGTTCGCGAGCTGCATCGCGCGCCAGAAGGGCAGCTGCCAGCCTTCAAC GAGGATGGACTCAGGCAAGTTCTGGAGGAGATGAAAGCTTTATATGAACAAAACCAATCTGATGT AAATGAAGTGAAGTCGGGTGGACGAAGTGACTTGATACCAACCATCAAGTTTCGACACTGTTCTTTGTTAAGAAATCGACGCTGTGCTGTAGCGTACCT GTATGACCGATTGCTTCGGATCAGAGCACTCAGGTGGGAGTACGGCAGCATCCTGCCCAATGCCTTACGATTTCACATGTCTGCTGAAGAA ATGGAGTGGTTCAATCATTATAAAAAGTCCCTTGCTACTTATATGAGGTCACTGGGAGGAGATGAAGGTTTGGACATCACACAGGATATGAAACCTCCAAAAAGCCTATATATAGAG gtGCGGTGTATAAAAGACTACGGAGAATTTGAAGTTGATGATGGTACTTCagtcctattaaaaaaaaatagccag CACTTCTTGCCCCGGTGGAAGTGTGAGCAGCTGGTTAGACAGGGCGTTCTGGAGCACGTGCTGTCCTGA
- the GINS1 gene encoding DNA replication complex GINS protein PSF1 isoform X2 encodes MVYENKKQKEDGLRQVLEEMKALYEQNQSDVNEVKSGGRSDLIPTIKFRHCSLLRNRRCAVAYLYDRLLRIRALRWEYGSILPNALRFHMSAEEMEWFNHYKKSLATYMRSLGGDEGLDITQDMKPPKSLYIEVRCIKDYGEFEVDDGTSVLLKKNSQHFLPRWKCEQLVRQGVLEHVLS; translated from the exons ATGGTTTATgagaacaaaaagcaaaag GAGGATGGACTCAGGCAAGTTCTGGAGGAGATGAAAGCTTTATATGAACAAAACCAATCTGATGT AAATGAAGTGAAGTCGGGTGGACGAAGTGACTTGATACCAACCATCAAGTTTCGACACTGTTCTTTGTTAAGAAATCGACGCTGTGCTGTAGCGTACCT GTATGACCGATTGCTTCGGATCAGAGCACTCAGGTGGGAGTACGGCAGCATCCTGCCCAATGCCTTACGATTTCACATGTCTGCTGAAGAA ATGGAGTGGTTCAATCATTATAAAAAGTCCCTTGCTACTTATATGAGGTCACTGGGAGGAGATGAAGGTTTGGACATCACACAGGATATGAAACCTCCAAAAAGCCTATATATAGAG gtGCGGTGTATAAAAGACTACGGAGAATTTGAAGTTGATGATGGTACTTCagtcctattaaaaaaaaatagccag CACTTCTTGCCCCGGTGGAAGTGTGAGCAGCTGGTTAGACAGGGCGTTCTGGAGCACGTGCTGTCCTGA